In Lycium ferocissimum isolate CSIRO_LF1 chromosome 11, AGI_CSIRO_Lferr_CH_V1, whole genome shotgun sequence, a single genomic region encodes these proteins:
- the LOC132036310 gene encoding heterogeneous nuclear ribonucleoprotein 1-like isoform X2, which translates to MVLVLEQFVKYFEKYGEIIDSVIMKDRHTGRPRGFGFITYADPSVVDTVIAENHIINDKQVEIKRTIPKGSTDSKDFKTKKIFVGGIPTTMTEDEFKEFFSKFAKVTEYEIIRDHVTKRSRGFGFIVFDNEQVVDNLLAEGNRIDMMGTQVEIKKAEPKKPSNPASAPAYGSNSRGRGYGDSYGGFADSYSGFDSGGFGPASYRSFGSRFGDYGGYGAGEFGGRYGDFGGSDFGGYRGDPSLGYSSRFGSYAGGYGGGYGSSGLGAYGRGGGYGGYGGAGPGAGYDSGPGASYGGPGGLYGSRGGGYSGSGRYHPYAR; encoded by the exons AACAATTTGTGAAGTACTTTGAGAAGTATGGGGAGATAATAGACTCGGTGATTATGAAAGATAGGCATACAGGTAGACCCAGAGGTTTTGGGTTCATCACTTATGCGGATCCTTCTGTTGTAGACACTGTTATAGCAGAAAACCATATTATCAATGACAAACAA GTTGAGATTAAAAGAACCATTCCGAAAGGATCTACGGATTCAAAGGATTTTAAAACAAAGAAGATTTTCGTTGGTGGCATTCCTACTACCATGACTGAAG ATGAATTCAAGGAGTTCTTCTCGAAGTTTGCGAAAGTAACAGAATATGAGATCATACGAGATCACGTAACCAAGCGTTCTAGAGGCTTTGGATTTATTGTGTTTGATAATGAACAAGTAGTTGATAATTTGCTGGCTGAGGGAAATAGGATTGACATGATGGGTACTCAG GTTGAGATCAAGAAGGCAGAACCAAAGAAACCCTCAAACCCAGCATCAGCTCCTGCATATGGTAGTAACTCTAGGGGGCGTGGATATGGTGATAGTTATGGAGGATTTGCCGATTCATATAGCGGTTTTGACAGTGGCGGTTTTGGCCCTGCTTCTTATAGGTCGTTTGGATCTAGGTTTGGTGACTATGGAGGATACGGTGCTGGTGAATTTGGTGGTAGATATGGAGACTTTGGCGGTAGTGATTTTGGTGGTTACCGTGGAGACCCCTCACTCGGTTACTCTAGTCGCTTTGGCTCGTACGCCGGTGGTTATGGTGGGGGATATGGTAGCAGCGGGCTAGGAGCATATGGCCGTGGAGGTGGTTATGGGGGTTATGGTGGAGCTGGCCCTGGTGCTGGTTATGATTCTGGCCCTGGTGCTAGTTATGGTGGACCAGGAGGTTTATATGGAAGTAGGGGAGGAGGGTATAGTGGCAGTGGCCGTTACCATCCTTACGCCAGGTAG
- the LOC132036310 gene encoding heterogeneous nuclear ribonucleoprotein 1-like isoform X1, protein MGSRKTDFGDGASPGKIFIGGLAKETTLEQFVKYFEKYGEIIDSVIMKDRHTGRPRGFGFITYADPSVVDTVIAENHIINDKQVEIKRTIPKGSTDSKDFKTKKIFVGGIPTTMTEDEFKEFFSKFAKVTEYEIIRDHVTKRSRGFGFIVFDNEQVVDNLLAEGNRIDMMGTQVEIKKAEPKKPSNPASAPAYGSNSRGRGYGDSYGGFADSYSGFDSGGFGPASYRSFGSRFGDYGGYGAGEFGGRYGDFGGSDFGGYRGDPSLGYSSRFGSYAGGYGGGYGSSGLGAYGRGGGYGGYGGAGPGAGYDSGPGASYGGPGGLYGSRGGGYSGSGRYHPYAR, encoded by the exons AACAATTTGTGAAGTACTTTGAGAAGTATGGGGAGATAATAGACTCGGTGATTATGAAAGATAGGCATACAGGTAGACCCAGAGGTTTTGGGTTCATCACTTATGCGGATCCTTCTGTTGTAGACACTGTTATAGCAGAAAACCATATTATCAATGACAAACAA GTTGAGATTAAAAGAACCATTCCGAAAGGATCTACGGATTCAAAGGATTTTAAAACAAAGAAGATTTTCGTTGGTGGCATTCCTACTACCATGACTGAAG ATGAATTCAAGGAGTTCTTCTCGAAGTTTGCGAAAGTAACAGAATATGAGATCATACGAGATCACGTAACCAAGCGTTCTAGAGGCTTTGGATTTATTGTGTTTGATAATGAACAAGTAGTTGATAATTTGCTGGCTGAGGGAAATAGGATTGACATGATGGGTACTCAG GTTGAGATCAAGAAGGCAGAACCAAAGAAACCCTCAAACCCAGCATCAGCTCCTGCATATGGTAGTAACTCTAGGGGGCGTGGATATGGTGATAGTTATGGAGGATTTGCCGATTCATATAGCGGTTTTGACAGTGGCGGTTTTGGCCCTGCTTCTTATAGGTCGTTTGGATCTAGGTTTGGTGACTATGGAGGATACGGTGCTGGTGAATTTGGTGGTAGATATGGAGACTTTGGCGGTAGTGATTTTGGTGGTTACCGTGGAGACCCCTCACTCGGTTACTCTAGTCGCTTTGGCTCGTACGCCGGTGGTTATGGTGGGGGATATGGTAGCAGCGGGCTAGGAGCATATGGCCGTGGAGGTGGTTATGGGGGTTATGGTGGAGCTGGCCCTGGTGCTGGTTATGATTCTGGCCCTGGTGCTAGTTATGGTGGACCAGGAGGTTTATATGGAAGTAGGGGAGGAGGGTATAGTGGCAGTGGCCGTTACCATCCTTACGCCAGGTAG